The Bacteroidota bacterium genome contains a region encoding:
- a CDS encoding family 10 glycosylhydrolase: MPPKQEFRGAWIATVINLDWPLNPVEPTDVKKRRMEILLDGLQAAGVNAVLFQIRSEADAMYVSETEPWSVWLTGSQGTPPDPFFDPLAFAIEEAHKRGMELHAWLNPFRVQRAVGSSPTSPDHISNRRPEWTFTIGGIQVLDPGIPAARDYVVDVVAEVANNYDVDGIHFDDYFYPYPPNQITNQDDDTFAEYNRGITNRGVWRRENIDLFVEAVQDTLLAINPDINYGISPFGIWKNGVPPGIVGLDAYSVIYGDAVTWLNEQTIDYLSPQLYWAFGGGQDYGKLAPWWASVANERHLYHGLGAYRTNYSRDEIPRQIRLNRGNDDIQGQILFRALNVTGNSLSLRDSLQAEYYRHPALPPTMPWKDMTAPEGPGMLNFTWDGDEAVLNWDASVEVEGAAASRFYAVYRINAAEEPDYEAAFEDPRNLLALTDQTTYTDTPVQSANPYYYTVRAVSANSIESVRSNEVVLEGRAVDAEADQPVMARLVQNYPNPFVGRTTIAFVLDRPATVSLRVYDALGRAVATLLDRADLGVGPHTAEWETSGRSLSSGTYFYMLDVDNQRQTGKMTLLR; encoded by the coding sequence GTGCCACCCAAGCAGGAATTCCGCGGAGCCTGGATTGCTACAGTCATCAACCTCGACTGGCCGCTCAATCCTGTTGAGCCCACCGACGTGAAGAAGCGCCGCATGGAAATCCTGCTGGATGGTCTGCAGGCTGCCGGTGTCAACGCGGTGCTCTTCCAAATCCGCTCCGAGGCGGACGCCATGTATGTTTCCGAGACGGAGCCCTGGTCCGTGTGGCTCACGGGTTCGCAGGGCACGCCGCCCGATCCGTTCTTCGATCCACTCGCGTTCGCGATCGAAGAGGCACACAAGCGCGGTATGGAACTCCACGCGTGGCTGAATCCCTTCCGCGTGCAGCGCGCTGTGGGGAGCAGCCCGACCTCGCCCGACCATATCTCGAATCGTCGCCCGGAGTGGACCTTCACAATCGGCGGCATCCAGGTGCTCGATCCCGGTATCCCTGCAGCCCGCGACTACGTGGTCGATGTCGTGGCCGAAGTCGCCAACAACTACGATGTGGACGGCATCCACTTCGACGACTATTTCTACCCGTATCCGCCCAACCAGATCACGAACCAGGACGACGACACTTTCGCGGAGTACAACCGCGGGATCACCAACCGGGGCGTCTGGCGCCGCGAGAACATCGACTTGTTCGTGGAAGCCGTCCAGGACACGCTGCTCGCGATCAACCCCGATATCAACTACGGCATCAGCCCGTTCGGCATCTGGAAGAACGGCGTCCCGCCCGGAATCGTCGGACTGGATGCCTACAGCGTGATCTACGGCGATGCGGTCACGTGGCTCAACGAGCAGACCATCGACTACCTCTCTCCACAACTCTACTGGGCCTTTGGCGGCGGCCAGGACTACGGCAAGCTCGCGCCGTGGTGGGCCTCGGTCGCCAACGAGCGGCACCTCTATCACGGACTCGGCGCCTACCGGACGAACTACTCGCGCGACGAGATTCCGCGCCAGATCCGTCTGAATCGCGGTAATGATGACATCCAGGGGCAGATTCTCTTCCGCGCGCTCAACGTGACGGGGAACTCCCTGTCGCTCCGCGACTCGTTGCAGGCGGAGTACTACCGCCATCCGGCGCTCCCACCAACGATGCCATGGAAGGACATGACGGCCCCCGAGGGTCCGGGGATGCTAAACTTCACGTGGGACGGCGATGAGGCGGTGCTCAATTGGGACGCCTCGGTCGAAGTCGAAGGCGCGGCGGCCTCTCGGTTCTACGCAGTCTACCGCATTAACGCAGCCGAAGAACCCGACTACGAAGCGGCGTTCGAGGACCCGCGCAACCTGCTCGCCCTCACGGACCAGACTACCTACACGGACACGCCCGTCCAAAGCGCGAACCCGTACTACTACACCGTCCGGGCCGTCAGCGCGAATTCGATCGAGAGCGTCCGCAGCAACGAGGTCGTCCTCGAAGGGCGCGCGGTAGATGCGGAAGCCGATCAGCCTGTCATGGCGCGGCTGGTCCAGAATTATCCGAACCCGTTCGTGGGTCGCACTACTATCGCGTTCGTGCTGGATCGCCCCGCGACGGTCTCGCTGCGCGTCTACGACGCGCTAGGCCGCGCGGTCGCCACACTACTCGACCGTGCAGACCTGGGCGTTGGCCCGCATACCGCCGAGTGGGAAACGTCAGGTCGTTCCCTCAGCAGCGGTACCTACTTCTACATGCTCGACGTGGACAACCAGCGGCAGACGGGCAAGATGACGCTGCTACGCTAA